From the Rhodoferax sp. WC2427 genome, one window contains:
- a CDS encoding GNAT family N-acetyltransferase: MPEPIALETPRLRLRQWLPQDRAPFAALNADPQVMEFFPAVRSRAESDHMAGICEALIEERGWGFWAAELKETQQFIGFVGLHVPSPMLPFSPCVEIGWRLAQPYWGQGLASEAARAALHFGFHRLGLAEIVSFTAVPNLRSRAVMERLGMQASGTFEHPQVPEGHALRLHHLYRLARKNYAE; this comes from the coding sequence ATGCCTGAACCCATCGCCTTGGAAACGCCCCGTCTGCGGCTGCGCCAATGGCTGCCGCAGGACCGGGCCCCGTTCGCCGCGCTGAATGCCGACCCGCAGGTCATGGAGTTCTTCCCGGCGGTGCGCTCCCGCGCCGAGAGCGACCACATGGCCGGTATCTGCGAGGCGTTGATCGAGGAGCGGGGCTGGGGTTTTTGGGCGGCGGAACTGAAAGAGACGCAGCAGTTCATCGGTTTTGTGGGCCTGCACGTGCCGTCGCCAATGTTGCCGTTTTCACCCTGCGTAGAAATCGGCTGGCGTTTGGCCCAGCCCTACTGGGGCCAAGGCTTGGCCTCCGAGGCCGCCAGGGCCGCCCTGCATTTCGGATTCCACCGCCTCGGCCTGGCCGAAATCGTGTCGTTCACCGCCGTGCCCAACCTGCGCTCCCGCGCCGTGATGGAGCGCCTGGGCATGCAGGCATCCGGCACGTTCGAACACCCCCAGGTGCCCGAAGGCCACGCATTGCGCCTGCACCATCTGTACCGTTTGGCACGTAAAAATTATGCAGAATAG
- the bfr gene encoding bacterioferritin, producing MKGDIQVIAHLQAQLKNELTAINQYFLHYRMYKHWGLDKLAKKEYEESIGEMKHADKLMDRIFMLDGLPNLQDLAKILVGEDVPECLACDLKAEQGAQATIKDGIAHCEAVRDYVSRDLLQGILDDTEEHIDFLETQIDLLGKVGIQNYLQSQMGELA from the coding sequence ATGAAGGGCGACATCCAAGTCATCGCGCATCTGCAAGCGCAACTCAAAAACGAGCTCACCGCCATCAACCAGTACTTCCTGCACTACCGCATGTACAAACACTGGGGCCTGGACAAGCTGGCGAAGAAAGAATACGAGGAATCCATCGGCGAAATGAAGCACGCCGACAAGCTGATGGACCGCATCTTCATGCTCGACGGCCTGCCCAACCTGCAAGACCTGGCCAAGATTTTGGTGGGTGAAGACGTGCCCGAGTGCCTGGCATGCGACCTGAAGGCCGAACAAGGTGCCCAGGCCACCATCAAGGACGGCATCGCCCACTGCGAAGCCGTGCGCGACTACGTCTCCCGCGACCTGCTGCAAGGCATCCTGGACGACACCGAAGAGCACATCGACTTCCTGGAAACCCAGATCGATTTGCTGGGCAAGGTCGGTATCCAGAACTACCTGCAAAGCCAGATGGGCGAGCTGGCCTAA
- a CDS encoding AAA family ATPase has product MKLQKLYLSAFGPFTDKLLDFSATPAGIHLVFGPNEAGKSSALRAMADLRFGIPVRSADNFVHDSPKLLLTAVLEDASGQPVAVARRKKNKDPLTQADPATGQPLATPVSAAVAQALTGGMDRAAFERSFGLDHARLRKGGEELLKGEGELGAALFEASAGLQGIKALLARLQDDAKSYYSPRATQATIPEALRQIDEHKAAFKAALTRPAEWKDRQRAVDAATDQLRSLQDQLTALRKRIHTLTELRAVLPLLQQLTLIQSALEAENAIHLLPPDAREQRLAAQHSLRTANEQRQAAQAEQAACAQARQALVLEPALVAHAPAIERLVQACAIVRQQHAEQLQLQTQAGQGAAVLADMARRIHPGASLQEVLAAVPGPTDRVALDELQDSLARHTQALAQQQERLAQLDAQLAHTAQEHRAVPPEPLAAVESALQHALALGDTPQRQAEAQRALEALDQRIQRALAELRLPSVAALHAARPLLLADIAQAEKAQADAVLQREALRKDDADLQRELSTQQHRQQQLAAVGEIVTAHSLQAARAQREARWQDVKQAYGHAAASPATLAAFEPAQTEADRQADLLREGAERAAQAAECAQRIAEADTRRHAIAQQLADAAVQASQQQRDWLQTLADAHLPPHPPAALREWQAQRAAALELCERQLQLQREQADAAQAVHTRTEALAHALHAAGCPATGAGLVAQASSWLRTAQEATAQARAETQLRETRRAEHASLQRQLATHQAALATALAAHTAWTTRLFLPASSSAAATKARLAELAALEAAHAAQTRRTEAIAQHQARADGVQAQAQALAALLGEPPVAHTDDFADRLQARLARAQAHAQQASDVERRLAAAEQQHAAAQQRIAASQAQLQGLCAAAGVDDPAALPGAEDRSATQRTLQDRLRELNAQLHLATTRPLADLRAEVAGRDAVDLDAERAALDTQATQLESDIASASASVHTARQALDAIDTSAAAAEAREQMESAVARLRAAVPPWMQLRLADSLLQEALKRFRERAQAPMVRLASEYFGIVTGGRYPRLVVDTSAERPVLQAEGLDGRLIGIEAMSEGTADQLYLALRLAALELQRGDGGNGPAMPLVLDDVLMTSDDTRATHIFQALARFAQGGQVLLFTHHQHLVQVGQAALPAGQLAVHHL; this is encoded by the coding sequence ATGAAACTGCAAAAACTCTACCTGTCGGCCTTTGGCCCGTTCACCGACAAGCTGCTGGATTTCAGCGCTACCCCGGCGGGCATCCACCTGGTTTTTGGCCCCAACGAAGCCGGTAAATCCTCGGCCCTGCGCGCGATGGCCGACCTGCGCTTTGGCATCCCGGTGCGCAGCGCCGACAACTTTGTGCACGACAGCCCCAAGCTGCTGCTTACCGCGGTGCTGGAAGACGCCAGCGGCCAACCGGTGGCCGTGGCCCGCCGCAAAAAAAACAAGGACCCGCTGACCCAGGCCGACCCGGCCACCGGCCAGCCGCTGGCCACGCCCGTCAGCGCCGCCGTGGCCCAGGCCCTCACCGGCGGCATGGACCGCGCCGCCTTCGAGCGCAGCTTTGGCCTGGACCACGCCCGCCTGCGCAAAGGCGGCGAAGAGCTGCTCAAAGGCGAGGGCGAACTCGGTGCCGCCCTGTTCGAGGCCAGCGCCGGGCTGCAAGGCATCAAGGCCCTGCTGGCCCGTCTGCAGGACGATGCCAAAAGCTACTACAGCCCGCGCGCCACCCAGGCCACCATCCCCGAAGCCCTGCGCCAGATCGACGAACACAAAGCCGCCTTCAAAGCCGCACTGACCCGCCCCGCCGAGTGGAAGGACCGCCAGCGCGCCGTGGATGCCGCCACCGACCAGCTCCGCAGCCTGCAAGACCAGTTGACGGCCCTGCGCAAACGCATCCACACCCTGACCGAGCTGCGCGCCGTGCTACCGTTATTGCAGCAGCTCACGCTTATCCAATCGGCACTAGAGGCCGAAAATGCCATTCATTTGCTGCCGCCCGATGCACGCGAGCAGCGCCTGGCCGCCCAGCACAGTCTGCGCACCGCCAACGAGCAGCGGCAGGCCGCCCAGGCCGAGCAGGCCGCCTGCGCCCAGGCCCGGCAGGCACTGGTGCTGGAGCCCGCCCTGGTCGCCCACGCTCCCGCCATCGAGCGCCTGGTGCAGGCCTGCGCAATCGTCCGCCAGCAGCACGCCGAGCAGTTGCAACTGCAGACCCAGGCCGGGCAGGGCGCCGCCGTATTGGCCGACATGGCCCGGCGCATCCACCCTGGCGCCAGCCTGCAGGAGGTACTGGCCGCCGTGCCCGGCCCCACCGACCGCGTGGCGCTGGACGAATTGCAAGACAGCCTGGCCCGCCACACCCAGGCGCTGGCCCAGCAGCAGGAACGCCTGGCCCAACTCGACGCACAGCTGGCCCACACCGCGCAGGAGCACCGTGCGGTGCCCCCGGAGCCATTGGCGGCGGTCGAGTCGGCCCTGCAGCATGCCCTGGCCCTGGGCGACACCCCCCAGCGCCAGGCCGAAGCCCAGCGCGCGCTGGAGGCCCTGGACCAGCGCATCCAGCGCGCGCTGGCCGAGCTGCGCCTGCCAAGCGTCGCCGCCCTGCACGCAGCCCGCCCGCTGCTGCTGGCCGACATTGCCCAGGCCGAAAAAGCCCAGGCCGATGCGGTGCTGCAGCGGGAGGCTTTGCGCAAGGACGATGCCGACCTGCAGCGCGAACTCAGCACCCAGCAGCACCGCCAACAGCAGCTGGCCGCCGTGGGCGAAATCGTCACCGCCCACAGCCTGCAAGCCGCCCGCGCGCAACGCGAGGCCCGCTGGCAAGACGTGAAGCAAGCCTACGGACACGCCGCCGCTTCGCCCGCCACCCTGGCTGCGTTCGAACCCGCCCAGACCGAAGCCGACCGCCAGGCCGACCTGCTGCGCGAAGGCGCAGAGCGCGCCGCCCAGGCCGCCGAGTGCGCGCAGCGCATCGCCGAGGCCGACACCCGCCGCCACGCCATCGCCCAGCAGTTGGCCGACGCCGCCGTCCAGGCCAGCCAGCAGCAGCGCGACTGGCTCCAGACCCTGGCCGACGCCCACCTGCCCCCGCACCCGCCCGCCGCCCTGCGCGAATGGCAGGCCCAGCGCGCCGCCGCGCTGGAACTATGCGAGCGCCAGCTCCAGCTGCAGCGCGAACAGGCCGATGCCGCCCAGGCTGTCCACACCCGTACCGAGGCCCTGGCCCACGCCCTGCACGCGGCGGGCTGCCCGGCCACCGGCGCGGGCCTGGTCGCCCAGGCCAGCAGCTGGCTGCGCACCGCCCAGGAGGCCACCGCCCAGGCCCGCGCCGAAACCCAGCTGCGCGAAACCCGGCGGGCCGAGCACGCCAGCCTGCAGCGCCAGCTCGCCACGCACCAGGCCGCCCTGGCCACCGCGCTGGCGGCCCACACCGCCTGGACCACCCGCCTGTTTCTGCCCGCCTCCAGCAGCGCCGCCGCCACCAAGGCCCGGCTCGCCGAGCTGGCCGCGCTGGAGGCCGCCCACGCGGCCCAGACCCGCCGCACCGAGGCCATCGCCCAGCACCAGGCCCGCGCCGACGGTGTCCAGGCCCAGGCGCAGGCGCTGGCCGCGCTGCTGGGCGAGCCGCCCGTGGCGCACACCGACGACTTTGCCGACCGCCTCCAGGCCCGCCTGGCCCGGGCCCAGGCCCATGCCCAGCAAGCCAGCGATGTTGAACGTCGCCTGGCCGCCGCCGAGCAGCAGCACGCCGCCGCCCAGCAACGCATCGCGGCCAGCCAGGCCCAATTGCAGGGCCTGTGCGCGGCGGCCGGGGTGGACGACCCGGCGGCGCTGCCCGGGGCGGAAGACCGCTCCGCCACCCAGCGCACGCTGCAGGACAGACTGCGCGAGCTGAACGCCCAGCTGCACCTGGCCACCACCCGCCCGCTGGCCGATCTGCGCGCCGAAGTGGCCGGGCGCGACGCGGTGGACCTGGACGCCGAACGCGCCGCCCTGGACACCCAGGCCACGCAGCTAGAGTCCGATATCGCCAGCGCCAGCGCCAGCGTTCACACCGCCCGCCAGGCGCTGGACGCCATCGACACCTCGGCCGCCGCAGCCGAAGCCCGCGAACAGATGGAATCCGCCGTGGCCCGCCTGCGCGCCGCCGTGCCGCCCTGGATGCAGCTGCGCCTGGCCGACAGCCTGCTGCAAGAAGCCCTGAAGCGCTTTCGCGAACGCGCCCAGGCCCCCATGGTGCGGCTGGCCTCCGAGTATTTCGGCATCGTCACCGGCGGCCGCTACCCCAGGCTGGTGGTGGACACGTCGGCCGAGCGCCCCGTGCTGCAGGCCGAAGGGCTGGATGGCCGCCTGATCGGTATCGAGGCCATGAGCGAAGGCACCGCCGACCAGCTCTACCTGGCCCTGCGCCTGGCCGCGCTGGAACTGCAGCGTGGTGATGGTGGCAACGGCCCCGCCATGCCCCTGGTGCTGGACGACGTGCTCATGACCAGCGACGACACCCGCGCCACCCACATCTTCCAGGCCCTGGCCCGCTTCGCCCAGGGCGGCCAGGTGCTGCTGTTCACCCACCACCAGCACCTGGTGCAGGTCGGGCAGGCGGCGCTGCCCGCAGGACAGCTGGCGGTGCACCATTTATAG
- the map gene encoding type I methionyl aminopeptidase, whose protein sequence is MNGETVTIRSPAEVALARRAGHLAADVLHMITPHVVAGITTEALDQICHDYIVDVLDAVPANIGYHGYPKTVCTSVNHVICHGIPSAKVLKRGDIVNIDVAIIKDGWFGDCSRMYFVGEPSPLAKRLVETTYEAMRAGILQVKPGATLGDVGHAIQSVAHREHFSVVREYCGHGIGQIYHDTPQVLHYGRRGEGLRLQAGMIFTIEPMVNAGKRDTKEMPDGWTVVTKDHSLSAQWEHMVAVTETGFEVLTPWPEGVGAYSAI, encoded by the coding sequence ATGAACGGCGAAACTGTCACCATCCGCAGCCCGGCCGAAGTCGCGCTGGCCCGCCGCGCCGGGCACCTGGCGGCCGATGTGCTGCACATGATCACGCCGCACGTGGTGGCGGGCATCACCACCGAGGCGCTGGACCAGATTTGCCACGACTACATCGTGGACGTGCTGGATGCAGTGCCCGCCAACATCGGCTACCACGGCTACCCCAAGACGGTGTGCACCTCGGTCAACCACGTGATCTGCCACGGCATTCCGTCGGCCAAGGTGCTCAAGCGCGGCGACATCGTGAACATCGACGTGGCCATCATCAAGGACGGCTGGTTTGGCGACTGCAGCCGCATGTATTTTGTGGGCGAACCCAGCCCGCTGGCCAAGCGCCTGGTCGAGACCACCTACGAGGCGATGCGCGCGGGCATTCTGCAGGTGAAGCCGGGCGCAACCCTGGGCGACGTGGGCCACGCCATCCAGAGCGTGGCGCACCGCGAGCATTTCAGCGTGGTGCGCGAGTACTGCGGCCACGGCATCGGGCAGATCTACCACGACACCCCGCAGGTGCTGCACTACGGTCGGCGCGGCGAGGGGCTGCGGCTGCAGGCGGGCATGATTTTCACCATCGAGCCCATGGTCAACGCAGGCAAGCGCGACACCAAGGAAATGCCCGACGGCTGGACCGTGGTCACCAAAGACCATTCGCTCTCGGCCCAGTGGGAGCACATGGTGGCGGTAACCGAAACCGGCTTTGAAGTGTTGACACCCTGGCCGGAGGGCGTGGGGGCGTACAGCGCGATTTGA
- a CDS encoding ABC transporter ATP-binding protein codes for MTDSKKSEVILQVAGISKRFGGLQALSDVGITIQRGQVYGLIGPNGAGKTTFFNVITGLYTPDSGTFHLAGKPYSPTAVHEVAKAGIARTFQNIRLFAEMTALENVMVGRHIRTHTGLLGAIFHTKGFKTEELAIAKRAQELLDYVGIGQLADYKARTLSYGDQRRLEIARALATDPQLIALDEPAAGMNMTEKVMLRELINKIRNDNRTILLIEHDVKLMMGLCDRLTVLDYGKQIAEGTPAEVQKNEKVIEAYLGTGGH; via the coding sequence ATGACAGATAGCAAAAAATCCGAAGTGATCCTGCAGGTTGCGGGCATTTCCAAGCGTTTCGGCGGCCTGCAAGCCTTGAGCGACGTGGGCATCACCATCCAGCGCGGCCAGGTCTACGGCCTGATCGGCCCCAACGGTGCCGGTAAAACCACGTTCTTCAACGTGATCACCGGCCTGTACACGCCCGACAGCGGCACCTTCCATCTGGCAGGCAAGCCGTACTCGCCCACCGCGGTCCACGAAGTGGCCAAGGCCGGCATTGCGCGTACCTTCCAGAACATCCGTTTGTTCGCCGAAATGACCGCGCTGGAAAACGTCATGGTGGGCCGCCACATCCGCACCCATACCGGGCTGCTGGGCGCCATCTTCCACACCAAGGGCTTCAAGACCGAAGAGCTGGCAATTGCCAAGCGCGCCCAGGAACTGCTGGACTACGTAGGCATTGGCCAGCTGGCCGACTACAAGGCCCGCACCCTGAGCTACGGTGACCAGCGCCGCCTGGAAATCGCCCGCGCCCTGGCCACCGACCCGCAGCTCATCGCGCTGGACGAGCCCGCTGCCGGTATGAACATGACCGAAAAAGTCATGCTGCGCGAGCTGATCAACAAAATCCGCAACGACAACCGCACCATTTTGCTCATCGAGCACGATGTGAAGCTGATGATGGGCCTGTGCGACCGCCTGACCGTCCTCGACTACGGCAAGCAAATTGCCGAAGGCACCCCTGCCGAAGTGCAGAAAAACGAAAAAGTGATCGAGGCCTACCTAGGCACGGGAGGACATTGA
- a CDS encoding exonuclease SbcCD subunit D — MNNVVATSSATPGTFRFLHAADLHIDSPLRGLSRYAGAPVDRLRNATRRALENLVDLALAEQVHFVLLAGDLYDRDWPDFHTGLFFRAQMVRLGRAHIPVFFVQGNHDAQGTITRELVLPDNVTRFSSRSAETVRLPALGVAIHGQSFPQREVPEDLVPHYPDALPGQFNIGLLHTSLTGASGHDTYAPTDIPTLKTKGYDYWALGHVHTRAVVCESPRVVFPGNLQGRHANETGPKGCELVTVAGGQMETRFVPLDVVRWHQLSVPLDGIDNLAQASQAITAALAQATLGAGDRLHALRIHLTGRTALHTTEAGQPGTLEAAVHAAAQDVAGAELWIEQVQLQLSSPVDRAALAQGDDAVAELLRLVDELAADPAALAAWSAQACGDVLHKLPAEAKGEGHWADPATLKALLMDAEATLLARLGSAA, encoded by the coding sequence ATGAATAACGTAGTAGCCACGTCATCTGCCACCCCCGGCACTTTCCGCTTCCTCCACGCCGCCGACCTGCACATCGACAGCCCGCTGCGTGGCCTGAGCCGCTATGCCGGTGCGCCGGTGGATCGCCTGCGCAATGCCACCCGCCGCGCTTTGGAAAACCTGGTCGATCTGGCCCTGGCCGAGCAGGTGCACTTCGTCTTGCTGGCAGGCGACCTGTACGACCGCGACTGGCCCGACTTCCACACCGGCTTGTTCTTCCGCGCCCAAATGGTGCGCCTGGGCCGCGCCCACATCCCGGTCTTTTTTGTGCAGGGCAACCACGACGCGCAGGGCACCATCACCCGCGAGCTGGTGCTGCCTGACAACGTCACCCGCTTCTCCAGCCGCAGCGCCGAAACCGTGCGCCTGCCCGCCCTGGGCGTGGCCATCCATGGCCAAAGCTTTCCCCAGCGCGAGGTGCCCGAAGACCTGGTGCCGCACTACCCGGATGCTTTGCCCGGCCAGTTCAACATCGGCCTGCTGCACACCAGCCTCACCGGGGCCAGCGGCCACGACACCTACGCACCCACCGACATCCCCACCCTCAAAACCAAGGGGTACGACTACTGGGCGCTGGGCCATGTGCACACCCGCGCCGTGGTGTGCGAATCGCCCCGTGTGGTCTTCCCCGGCAACCTGCAGGGCCGCCACGCCAATGAAACCGGGCCCAAGGGCTGCGAACTCGTGACCGTGGCCGGCGGCCAGATGGAAACCCGCTTCGTGCCCCTGGACGTCGTGCGCTGGCACCAGCTCAGCGTGCCGCTGGACGGCATCGACAACCTGGCCCAGGCCAGCCAGGCCATCACCGCCGCCCTGGCGCAAGCCACCCTGGGCGCGGGCGACCGCCTGCACGCCCTGCGCATCCACCTCACGGGCCGCACCGCCCTGCACACCACCGAGGCTGGGCAGCCCGGCACCCTGGAAGCCGCCGTGCACGCCGCCGCCCAAGACGTGGCCGGGGCCGAGCTGTGGATCGAGCAGGTGCAGCTGCAGCTCAGCTCCCCGGTAGACCGCGCCGCCCTGGCCCAGGGCGACGATGCCGTGGCCGAGCTGCTGCGCCTGGTAGACGAACTGGCCGCCGACCCCGCGGCGCTGGCCGCCTGGTCGGCCCAAGCCTGTGGCGACGTGCTGCACAAACTGCCCGCCGAGGCCAAGGGCGAGGGACACTGGGCCGACCCGGCCACCTTGAAGGCCTTGCTAATGGACGCCGAAGCCACCTTGCTCGCGCGCTTGGGGAGTGCGGCATGA
- a CDS encoding ParD-like family protein gives MGLVKISEPMHANVRIASGALSRSINAQAEHWLRIGMMCELHPELKYGELCRLLIQDQIQDEIQAEAQVAALPQRVRA, from the coding sequence TTGGGCCTCGTCAAAATCTCAGAACCTATGCACGCCAACGTGCGCATCGCCAGCGGCGCTTTAAGCCGCTCTATCAACGCCCAGGCCGAGCACTGGCTGCGCATTGGCATGATGTGCGAGCTGCATCCGGAACTGAAGTACGGGGAGCTGTGCCGCCTCTTGATCCAGGACCAGATCCAGGATGAAATCCAGGCCGAGGCGCAGGTTGCCGCGCTGCCGCAAAGGGTGCGGGCATGA
- the ahpF gene encoding alkyl hydroperoxide reductase subunit F, with product MLDDSLKAQLKSYLERVTKPFEIVASLDDSKGAAEMRGLLEDIIALSDKITLKTDGTDARKPSFSLNRIGSQMSLRFAAVPMGHEFTSLVLALLWTGGHPPKVEADVIESIKALDGDFNFEVYMSLSCHNCPDVVQALTLMSVLNPKVKTVIVDGALYQDEVNAREVMAVPSIYLNGSHFGSGRMTVEEIVTKLDTGAANKDAARLSAKAPYDVLVVGGGPAGAAAAVYAARKGIRTGIAAERFGGQVNDTMAIENFISVLETDGPKFAMGLDAHVKAYGVDVMNLQRGDKLIPAATPGGLVEVQLANGGSLKSKTVIVTTGARWRNVNVPGEQEYKNKGVAYCPHCDGPLFKGKRVAVIGGGNSGVEAAIDLAGLVAHVTLIEFGDALRADAVLVKKLHSLPNVTVHVSAQTTELTGDGGKLNGLTYTDRATGESHHIELEGCFVQIGLVPNTEWLKGTLELSKHGEIIVDNRGQTSVPGVFAAGDATTVPFKQIIIAAGDGAKAALGAFDHLIRAAA from the coding sequence ATGTTGGACGACAGCCTCAAGGCACAACTGAAGAGCTACCTGGAACGGGTCACAAAGCCGTTCGAGATAGTGGCATCGCTGGACGACAGCAAAGGCGCGGCAGAGATGCGCGGCCTGCTGGAGGACATCATTGCGTTGTCCGACAAAATCACATTGAAGACCGATGGCACCGACGCACGCAAGCCATCGTTCAGCCTCAACCGCATTGGCAGCCAGATGAGCTTGCGCTTTGCCGCCGTGCCCATGGGCCATGAATTCACCTCGCTGGTGCTGGCCCTGCTGTGGACCGGCGGCCACCCGCCCAAGGTGGAGGCCGACGTGATCGAGAGCATCAAAGCGCTGGACGGCGACTTCAACTTCGAGGTCTACATGTCCCTCAGCTGCCACAACTGCCCCGACGTGGTGCAGGCGCTGACGCTGATGTCGGTACTCAACCCCAAGGTCAAAACCGTCATCGTCGACGGCGCGCTGTACCAGGACGAGGTCAACGCCCGCGAAGTCATGGCCGTGCCCAGCATCTACCTGAACGGCAGCCACTTCGGCTCAGGCCGCATGACGGTGGAAGAAATCGTCACCAAGCTCGACACCGGCGCCGCCAACAAAGACGCGGCCCGGCTCTCGGCCAAGGCCCCCTATGACGTGCTGGTGGTCGGCGGAGGCCCCGCAGGCGCAGCAGCGGCGGTGTACGCCGCCCGCAAGGGCATCCGCACCGGCATTGCCGCCGAGCGCTTTGGCGGCCAGGTGAACGACACCATGGCCATCGAGAACTTCATCTCCGTGCTGGAAACCGACGGCCCCAAGTTCGCCATGGGCCTGGACGCGCACGTCAAAGCCTACGGCGTGGATGTGATGAACCTGCAGCGCGGCGACAAGCTGATCCCGGCGGCTACGCCCGGCGGCCTGGTCGAGGTGCAGCTGGCCAACGGCGGTTCGCTCAAGTCCAAGACCGTGATCGTCACTACCGGCGCGCGCTGGCGCAACGTCAACGTGCCCGGCGAACAAGAATACAAAAACAAGGGCGTGGCCTACTGCCCGCACTGCGACGGCCCGCTGTTCAAGGGCAAGCGCGTGGCGGTGATCGGCGGCGGAAACTCGGGTGTCGAGGCCGCCATCGACCTGGCTGGGCTGGTGGCGCATGTGACCCTGATCGAGTTTGGCGACGCGCTGCGCGCCGATGCCGTGCTGGTCAAGAAGCTGCACAGCCTGCCCAACGTCACCGTGCATGTATCGGCGCAGACCACCGAGCTGACCGGCGACGGCGGCAAGCTCAATGGCCTGACCTACACCGACCGCGCTACCGGCGAGAGCCACCACATCGAACTGGAAGGCTGCTTCGTGCAGATCGGCCTGGTGCCCAACACCGAATGGCTCAAGGGCACGCTGGAACTCAGCAAGCACGGCGAGATCATCGTGGACAACCGCGGCCAGACCTCGGTGCCCGGTGTGTTCGCCGCGGGCGACGCCACCACCGTGCCGTTCAAGCAGATCATCATCGCCGCAGGCGACGGCGCCAAGGCAGCCCTGGGTGCATTTGACCACCTGATCCGCGCAGCCGCCTAA
- a CDS encoding ABC transporter ATP-binding protein yields MANTATTPKKQPGEVLLKVSGLKVSYGGIQAVKGVDFEVREGELVSLIGSNGAGKTTTMKAITGTLPFVGGDIHYLGKSIKGKGAWDLVKDGLAMVPEGRGVFTRMTITENLQMGAYIRDDKAAILEDIEKMFTIFPRLRERKDQLAGTMSGGEQQMLAMGRALMSRPKVLLLDEPSMGLSPIMVDKIFEVVKDVYAQGVTVLLVEQNASRALGIADRGYVMESGIVTMSGDAKQMLSDPKVRAAYLGE; encoded by the coding sequence ATGGCCAATACTGCGACTACCCCTAAGAAACAACCCGGCGAAGTGCTGCTCAAAGTCAGCGGCCTGAAGGTCTCCTACGGCGGCATCCAGGCCGTCAAGGGCGTGGACTTCGAAGTCCGCGAAGGCGAGCTGGTCAGCCTGATCGGCTCCAACGGTGCGGGCAAGACCACCACCATGAAGGCCATCACCGGCACGCTGCCGTTTGTGGGCGGCGACATCCACTACCTGGGCAAGAGCATCAAGGGCAAGGGCGCGTGGGATCTGGTGAAAGACGGCCTGGCCATGGTGCCCGAAGGCCGTGGCGTGTTCACCCGCATGACCATCACGGAAAACCTGCAGATGGGCGCGTACATCCGCGACGACAAGGCCGCGATTTTGGAAGACATCGAAAAGATGTTCACCATCTTCCCGCGCCTGCGCGAACGCAAGGACCAGCTGGCCGGCACCATGTCCGGTGGTGAGCAGCAAATGCTGGCCATGGGCCGCGCGCTGATGAGCCGCCCCAAGGTGCTGCTGCTCGACGAGCCCTCCATGGGCCTGTCGCCCATCATGGTCGACAAGATCTTTGAAGTGGTCAAAGACGTGTACGCCCAGGGCGTGACCGTGCTGCTGGTCGAGCAAAACGCCAGCCGCGCACTCGGCATCGCCGACCGCGGCTACGTGATGGAGTCCGGCATCGTTACCATGAGCGGCGATGCCAAGCAAATGCTGAGCGACCCCAAGGTGCGCGCAGCCTACCTGGGCGAGTAA
- the ahpC gene encoding alkyl hydroperoxide reductase subunit C yields MSLINTQVQPFKTEAFHNGKFVTVSDETLKGKWSVLIFMPAAFTFNCPTEIEDAADNYAEFQKMGAEVYIITTDTHFSHKVWHETSPAVGKAKFPLVGDPTHTLTNAFGVHIPEEGLALRGTFIINPELVIKTAEIHSNEIARDVKETVRKLRAAQYTAAHPGQVCPAKWNEGAAVLTPSIDLVGKI; encoded by the coding sequence ATGTCCCTGATCAATACCCAAGTCCAGCCTTTCAAGACCGAAGCCTTCCACAACGGCAAGTTCGTGACCGTCAGCGACGAGACGCTGAAGGGCAAATGGTCTGTGCTGATCTTCATGCCGGCGGCTTTCACCTTCAACTGCCCCACCGAAATCGAAGACGCGGCCGACAACTACGCCGAGTTCCAGAAAATGGGTGCCGAGGTCTACATCATCACCACCGACACGCATTTCTCGCACAAGGTGTGGCACGAAACCTCGCCTGCCGTAGGCAAGGCCAAGTTCCCGCTGGTGGGCGACCCTACCCACACCCTGACCAACGCGTTTGGCGTGCACATCCCTGAAGAAGGCCTGGCACTGCGCGGCACCTTCATCATCAACCCCGAGCTGGTGATCAAGACGGCCGAAATCCACTCCAACGAAATCGCCCGCGACGTGAAGGAAACCGTGCGCAAGCTGCGCGCTGCACAGTACACCGCCGCCCACCCCGGCCAGGTCTGCCCCGCCAAGTGGAACGAAGGCGCAGCCGTGCTGACCCCTTCGATCGACCTCGTCGGCAAGATCTAA